The sequence below is a genomic window from Bradysia coprophila strain Holo2 chromosome X unlocalized genomic scaffold, BU_Bcop_v1 contig_128, whole genome shotgun sequence.
CCACCTGAGCATTATAGTTCACGTGACCCTTCACAGTTTTTGGTCTTGGCACGTAACCTTTAACTGGCatgtaaaaagaaattatgaaaaaagttAGATGATCCATATTATAAATGttagaaattataaaattttgattgttgttatgaaaaatataatgaaATCTAACAAAAACTGCAGAGTTGCAGGCCCGCCGACTTCTATGGTTATCTTCCGGCAGATGCCCTCAatgagatatcaaattattattattattggttGCCTAAAATTAGCTTTGTGCCCAAGGAGTCCAATGGAAGTCGGCGTGACTGCACCCTTGTGTTTCTATCTCGATTTTGTGGTAAGGAAGAAAgagttttatttgtttaacaatAATGGGCGAATTTCCGATTTCTCCCCTAAGTGAAGACatcctttttcaaatatttcaaaaatcaaaagaggAAACGTCAGTTGGCCTGAAGAGGCGCCACAATTTGTTTCAGGTGATTAACTCCACTCTGGTAAAATATCCAAGAAATGTCATTGCTGTGAAGTTGGCTCATAAAAAAATAGAGCACTgacatcagagaaatgataagttggtatgCCGAAGGAATCTGAGGTAAAAATTGTGTATGGTATGGGAGAGAATTACATACGAATTCTTTCAAAAGAGGTGCCAATTTTTTCGACATGCTCcctctatctcgccacaggcgtaccaacttatcatttctctgattgaCATTAGAAAAACTTAGAGAAGAACTtagagccatcagaacagtcggagcgtttgctgcgactgagccccgtataccaacccgtatatctattgcgtacgagATCCTAGTGTGTATGTCCCCATACTTTGCCCGTAAGCCTTTTGCATGAAAtctgtacatcttacaaattgcgcatagcgcactTCTGATATGTACACTGTAGAGCATAtattgtaaacaaaagatCTGGTTCATGATTATCCTTTCCGTTTCCATGTTGAGTTTTGGCATTTTCACCTATCGTACAGAATGTAATGTATACAAACTGCTTTATCAAGATTACTATGTGTATATCTACCTTTACAagcatttcgtttcatttcgcATCTTTAAATTTGTACGTATTTCAGAGACATCTGGTACATAATAGTCTTTCATGATCAAGCGGATGTACAAGCTCCGTAGCAACGCGCCACCTGTAATCATTTTTCGTAGACAAAACGttgtataaaaattaaaatcgagcTTTTCATGTTGATTTCGTTTACAACAGAGAGCCTTGTCAGGAACTCGATAGCTGTCGCTTTGTgacgaaaacaaaatatttgaatatagtgACACAAGTACAGTTCCACACAGTTTTCATCCctaatatgaaaaaccaatttttcctttaaaagtaacacatttttgcgtgctttaatggttttaccaTAGAGGTACCTAGAGTATTTATAAgccgaaatgaaaaatcatctcACACACACCACTGACAAAAATggtcttttcttttttaaacatgACAATCGTACTTGCTTCATGAACATATATCCGGTGACATTTTATgtgtgaaatatttaatttaatttaatgttttcatgTCTTAAAATGCATCGAAAATACTATACCATTTATAATATAGTTCAATGCATCAATTCTGACTGCAAATCAtccaattcaaatgattttattaaacaaactTCAATTATTTACTGCGAATTTTAAAACCTTCGCGTATAAATAAGGTAACTTGAATTATGTCAAATTCAAGTTACGTTGCTATCTGTACACGAAaactacacacacacattcaacACATTTCGTTCTCcattcgtattttcatttgtcaTTTTGTTCTATTAATAGGCcttggttttactttttcaaaaaaaaaaagaatttggttcagggaaatcatcaaaaaaagagttccgcctaaatgtaggctacaatttgcAAAGGGTACATTGCTCTTAAATTCAGCCGAAAATTGGGTGACATACTTCTTTGTCATAATCAGTATACATGGCACTAGATCCGCGATTACTAATAGTATTCTGATCATTGCATTCGAAACATTTGGTCCAATGGTATACGAAGAAGCTTGTCGATAAACTTGGGAAATTTACTAAAAGTgaaaacagaagaaaatgCTCTAAAAACTTCCTTCTACAACCTTAGTTGAAATTTAGAGAGGCAATGTTGtgtcgatttaaaaaatgaaaacttttcgaGTCCGATTAGAAACATAATGTTTCTGCAACGGCGCTGcgaaatggttatttatgcaacaagtcgCTTCGCTCGTTGATAAGAAActtagtgaaaattttaaacgaaagaattattttgttaaattttttttactaaatcCCTTATGCAAAATACGGCAGAATGGGAACATAATTCCTGGttggagggattcttctgaaaaacagaaaaccgaaatcggacgcattttctattggaattttttatatgtgcccagtaaggtacctttctaatgacaccccacacaacCATGCACGTtccgtgtacctcgagaaatttctgtaagaaaagtgtaagttttcagtctttttgcggttgaaaacttcaactgtacatatctcagtgtagatgaattttaaacccaataaaacCTTATTTGCCAATGAAGtatatgcaattacctttctaatgacaccccagacgaccctgtacggctcgtgtaactgcggaaatttttagccccgtacgaagtactgggggcttataagattaatatgccgtttgtaacacgttgaattggaagcagacagtaagggcaaagcatttggttatgttcatagatgacgaatccgcaataaaaaaaatgtccgtccgtccgtccgtccgtccgtctgtgacccctctagctggagtaaatcacaaccttttttcaaaattctttttttccccgattggtatcgacaaaagtaaggtcaagttcgaaaatgggcatggtagggtcgacccttccagagctagggcccaataggtgtttttcagtctttcgacgatatctactgaaatacgcacgcaatagctacTTGTGacatatcaaatgaaaggtattgacgagtagaacaaagttgctgaacattgtttttgggtaagatgcaacgtgggcttgttgggagggctcaaaggtcgttactcggctctaagtgttttttgcacataaatcgagtaaatctcatccgattttgctagatcttgtttcatttgagagataattgaatgccgaatagaatgatgacgaaaaaagtttcaaattagggctcttggactaaggccgctactcggccctaagtgttttttgcacataaatcgagtaaatctcatccgattttgctagtttttgttttatttgagaggtaattgaatacccaatggaaagttggcaaaaaaatttggctttctaaaataatgtcgtaaattgttggttttatttgagaggtacttcgtacgggctttcgtaattgcgctatgcgcaattttaaaaatgcacactttcagtaaatttgaccatgcccaacttgacttgcattttggtaacagacgcattagagggttgtagacgcattagagggttgtagacgtattagggttccgggcgtattacggctacggacgtattacggttacggacgaaacaggattacgggtcgtacggggctaagtcgcagcaaacgctgcgactgttctgatgccttgtttgtaagaaaagtgctggttttcggtttttttgatgacctcATACCagccacaaaagcttcgaagaatttttttgaaagtggttttggcttctggggtcgaataccttactgggcacatgcaaaaaattccaatagaaaatgcgtccgatttcggtcttctgttttttagAAGAATCCCTCGTTGTAGGTTTTGTTGCCGCTAAAAACGAATTCAAACGGAGCACTATTGGCGGAAAATTACTAGTAGCGCCACATACAGTAAATTGTGTGAATGACTGAATGTCAATATTTGCGGTTATTATACGTATATAACGTACTTATTTTGGTGGGCGACAAAAGatcaacaaaaagaaacacaaaatcattttgcaTTGTTGTAATTCACTCCTGTTCGCTTCAGTGTCAGAAGTtaatttagaaagaaaatgtgagttttgaaagaaaaaaaacaaaaatttgttaagtAGACGAATTCCGgtatttgacaattcgtagcGGGATTCTAATTCGTTTCAAACGTGTGGCTGTTGTCAGTGCATTTGACATAAAAATGCAcaaaacttcatttcattttttcctcGATTGAGGCCTCTgcgaataatttaaataattccaaatGTACCAACAACAGAAGTGATACCAGGAGATTATTTAAACCAAAACATAAGGCAGCTGGAGCGCAAATTTTCGCTGCTCATCAATAAAACGCGGACCAACTACGATTCAACATTAAACCGAAACAACGATTGAGGTTACGTATACAATTCAAAACACTAAACAACCAGTGTAGTGTCGAAATCGAATTTGTAGTTAATTTACGTGTGAACGAAAAGTGTCTCGAAATTGGGAATTAAATGGATAGTTCGGACGATGAATACAAGAGTGTCGTATTCGTTGTCATAATTATCTTAGTTAATGTACTGTCCATCAATCTGTTTGCATTTGCTTATCCGAATGTTTTGTGGACACTGGCGCAGCACATGAAAGATAGTCTGTTTGAATTGCTGTCCGACAATTTGTTTATGGTTATCATGAGCGTACAGaaatcgaagaagaaaatggaaaatcgacaAAGGAATCAATTGATCAACGGAACAAGTACAAATAGCAATAACCGTCCACTACTGGTTCGCGGTCTAATCAATGCGAATTGGGCGAATGTACAACCGATGGCCGCTCCAAAAGCAACAGTGAAGCAGAACGGTGACATTGACGGTAAAGGTGGTAAACGGCaacagaaaaacaaagaaGGTAAACGGTTTTGCGCTACCATTCGATGTTTGTGTCACTAAACGAATTGCGCTTCTCTTTTGAAACACAGGGTTGAAACTTACCAAACACATCGCAATGGATTGTGAAATGGTGGGAATTGGATTCCAAGGAAAAGATCACATGCTAGCTAGAATATCGATTGTAAATCAGCAAGGCGAGATTATCATGGACAAATATGTTAAACCTAGCGAAAGTGTGAGTATCCAGATGAAAATGGTCTTAAATCAATCTCATCAATGTAGCACGAAGCAGATCTCTTGTCATGTACCGGTCTGTGAAAATTTCCCGTGGGCATGTCTCCGTGAAAATTGCATACTTTCGAAATTGTGATACCCGTTTCGAATGGTTTTGAAATTCGCCCTTTGCTGAAAAATGCACAGACAATTGCGGAGTCGAAAAAAGTAGCCTCTCCCAGTTGTACCTGACTACGTTACCATCAGCGGCATCATTAGGACATGTATGCTCTTGCCACACGACGACAAACAGTTTGTAAACGTATCCTCAACGGATGTCGCACCGTACGAAATTGTAGGCTTTATCTCGTTGGAGCCAGCTCTCGGTTATGTTACGACGAAGAGGCAGAATTTCATCATTTCCAATCAATTACCAATGTTGAATGTATCATTCTTCCACTTacgagtgatatcgccaaatcttcaggtgattggggaacaagcggtctccgattttaatgagtgatagctcgttggattcgtctttcaattctaagaaacacgtatctttcactttttctttaaaaaaaatagttttctgtgaaaagcgttcaaaagtgaagacatgtcagatggtaccgaaaacagtttttcggcaataactcaagaaaaaattattttaaattgttttaatgttgtacgaatgtcggccctggaaagacctacaggtagagtatacgcaccacttggtgcgagtagatccacgagagttacgactaaaaatgtagtgaatgttcggagagtccgccttctctgcagcttcgatgttccacggaactgagtatggggtgttgaagctggcctcacccactatcgttgcacatataaatgaacccagtacttttgagctgcaagcctacagaagtcctggaaaaaaagttggtgccagaatgcagattttttccttttttctgaTGGCCCAACtgctggaacggtactacggcaatcattttttatcgtctacaggattttagtcaaataaagtgttagcgtatagcaaatgacctcaggagtccggaccagtaattagtttttcaattggaccaatatttgctacgtgacagAAGATTGGGaaaccgtttgctcccacttgatcgtATCGTTTTTCCACACTCCtatcacgtagcaaatattggtccaattgaaaaactaattactggtccggactcctgaggtcatttgctatacgccaACGACCTATATTCGAGTTAAAGCGAAGCGTATACGTTAAaggaatagtagacgatacaaaattactcacgtagaaccgttccagacgctgttctggcagttgggccctcagaaagaaggaaaaatttgcatttttgcaCCCACTTTTTTTCTAAGACTTCTGTaagcttgcagcacaaaagtactgggttcatttatatgtgggacgatagtgggtgaggccagctacaacaccccatacttaGTTCCGCgaaacatcgaagctgcagggaatgcggactctccgaacattcactatatttttagtcgtaactctcgtggatctgcTAGCACCAgccagtgcgtatactctaccttaggtgtttccaaggccgacaatcgtacaacattacaacaatttaaaataattttttcttgagttattgtcgaaaaactgttttcggtaccctctgacatgtcgaTGAAAGATaagtgtttcctagaattgaaagacgagtccaacgagctatcattcattaaaatcggagaccgttTGTTcccaaagtaaaaaaatcacccGAAGAATTGGCGATACCACTCTTACAAGTCTATGAATCTGCGctagaaattttttaacgaacaaaCGGTAAAACACttctgaaaatttaatattttgtcaCTCGATGACGGAGCTACATATAGAGAATCATCCCGAAAAATTGGTTAAGCATCGCCCTCGCATGTCTAGAACCACTGAACATCTGTTATCCACATTTCAGTCGCAGCCGAAAAGTAATTGCGGGATCTAACAACACTGCAGTCAAGGCTAGATACGTTTTCTTGCCACTACGGGATTTGGGCTAGAAAGCTAGTGAAGAAGTAGTGACAAACGTAGTGGTTGATAGATTGTTTTGCCTTTTGCCACTACTTTTACTGAAGTACTTACAAAGGCCAGTTCTCAAAGCTTCGCAGctacttttgcaactacttttaATCACTGTACTTCAGCTAAAGTTGCAAAAGTAGTGGCAAAACGTTTACAACTACGTTTGCCACTACCTCAGCTTTTTACCCCAAATTCTGAAGTAATAGCAAAAGGTGGCTAGGCTACAATCGAGACTTGACTGCAGTGTTGTCTGAAtccgttttttttctatctacTTCAGCGGGGTTTCGGTCGCTTCGGTTTCATTGTACAGTTACAGTGGAATTTTTCTGCTTTCAATTTTATACTTTGATCAGCGTCCCATGACTGTATTGCAACAATCGAGTAATCGACCAAATTTTGTTGGTCAAAATTACATGAAAACTGTGGACATTTCTGATGAGACAACACAGGTAAGATGAGGATGTTGGCCTTACTTTCTTTGTtctgtaaaaatttgacattggGTAAGCGATAACTTGTTGGAAGCAACTA
It includes:
- the LOC119067833 gene encoding RNA exonuclease 4; translation: MDSSDDEYKSVVFVVIIILVNVLSINLFAFAYPNVLWTLAQHMKDSLFELLSDNLFMVIMSVQKSKKKMENRQRNQLINGTSTNSNNRPLLVRGLINANWANVQPMAAPKATVKQNGDIDGKGGKRQQKNKEGLKLTKHIAMDCEMVGIGFQGKDHMLARISIVNQQGEIIMDKYVKPSESVVDYRTHISGIRAKDIDNGEPFGAVQREVINLLKGRILVGHSVSNDLKVLHLKHPYRDTRDTSKYAPLAKRVSGGSTPSLKALARVVLGINIQDGEHCSVEDARATMRIYNKISQDWERNLKQRS